The following coding sequences lie in one Apium graveolens cultivar Ventura chromosome 1, ASM990537v1, whole genome shotgun sequence genomic window:
- the LOC141676500 gene encoding uncharacterized protein LOC141676500, protein MEKAFMLVVVSEEKKVDYVSYFLKDEANYWWESTHALEEEEVITWCRFKKIFLDKYFWRNMQTQMELKFFELKQEGMTVGEYEKKFTELARFVGDYMDTDEKRVKRFQQGLKPWLRSRVAAFELATYAEVVQKAMVIEGESDQNLKEKESEK, encoded by the coding sequence atggagaaagctttcatgCTAGTTGTTGTAAGTGAAGAAAAGAAGGTCGACTATGTGTCTTATTTCCTGAAAGATgaagcgaactattggtgggagtcaacccATGCTTTAGAAGAAGAGGAAGTTATCACTTGGTGtagattcaagaagattttcttagacaagtatttctggAGGAATATGCAgactcaaatggaattgaagttctttGAGCTGAAGCAAGAAGGAATGACTGTAGGAGAGTACGAGAAGAAATtcactgagttggctaggtttgttggAGATTATATGGACACTGATGAAAAGAGAGtgaagagatttcaacaaggattgaagccttggCTACGAAGCAGAGTGGCTGCTTTTGAATTGGCCACATATGCTGAAGTGGTCCAGAAGGCAATGGTAATTGAAGGAGAAAGTGATCAAAATTTGAAGGAGAAAGAGAGTGAGAAATGA